From one Ooceraea biroi isolate clonal line C1 chromosome 7, Obir_v5.4, whole genome shotgun sequence genomic stretch:
- the LOC105279256 gene encoding E3 ubiquitin-protein ligase KCMF1: MSRHEGVSCDSCLKGNFRGRRYKCLVCYDYDLCASCFEGGASTTRHLTDHPMQCILTRSDFELYYGGEGVSVEQPQSLTCPYCTKMGFTEATLQEHVAADHPDTSFEVVCPVCAAVPGGDPNHVTDDFAGHLTLEHRSGPRDLISFLDEPSASRHGVRRIPHPSRAVGAPRARRSNMHFSSSGGLSPSTREGIDPIAELLSQLSGVRRSGGNSGQSSSAPSQLQQLQMQLQLERQQVRAARQQLERLPRRQTQVIGSVSGSGAGSGGSGGHSTTMVASNSTSSNNNATNTANPSGVSSVNSQNVMFLLPRCITTTLSDSQLQSIERESANRSLFARELIIGTLSETLSELMQQQCTVQTPASSATTATTSPETPNANTSIVSTKKLSLAQEAKRDQATSKHVTSQASAQQKESHILQAAAATAAAATAAATGSVSSGLQNQGLPPNPNSIATQNPPIVQTLMHSVLPQPLVLQQPLPPPVRNTGTGTIREPIAASAPTYLRGGVGSVGVTGSSRRKPVRAVDGRNQSTEPPPPH; this comes from the exons ATGAGTCGACATGAAG GGGTAAGCTGTGATTCCTGTTTGAAAGGGAATTTTCGGGGTCGTAGATACAAGTGCCTTGTATGCTACGATTATGATCTATGTGCCAGCTGCTTTGAAGGAGGCGCCAGTACTACACGCCACCTCACAGATCATCCTATGCAGTGCATACTTACTAGATCTGACTTTG AATTATACTATGGTGGTGAAGGCGTGAGCGTTGAACAACCTCAGTCCTTAACTTGTCCCTACTGCACGAAAATGGGCTTCACCGAGGCTACATTGCAAGAACATGTGGCTGCTGATCATCCTGATACGTCATTTGAAGTT GTTTGTCCAGTTTGTGCAGCAGTGCCAGGTGGAGACCCGAATCACGTGACCGATGATTTCGCTGGCCATCTGACATTGGAGCATCGCAGCGGACCAAGGGACctgatttcttttttagatGAACCATCTGCAAGTAGACACGGCGTTAGGCGGATACCGCATCCGTCTAGAGCTGTTGgcgccccgcgcgcgcgtag GTCCAACATGCATTTCAGTTCATCTGGAGGATTGAGTCCGAGCACTCGGGAAGGTATAGATCCAATTGCGGAATTGCTGTCCCAATTATCGGGCGTACGTAGAAGTGGAGGTAACAGTGGACAGAGTTCGTCGGCACCTTCGCAGTTACAGCAATTACAGATGCAGTTGCAGTTAGAACGACAACAAGTTCgg GCTGCTAGACAGCAGCTTGAACGATTACCCAGGAGACAGACACAAGTGATCGGTTCGGTGAGCGGTAGCGGAGCTGGCAGCGGTGGTAGCGGTGGTCATTCTACTACTATGGTGGCATCGAATAGTACGAGTAGTAACAATAATGCGACCAATACGGCCAACCCGTCCGGTGTGTCTTCTGTTAACTCGCAGAACGTCATGTTCCTGTTACCCAG ATGCATTACAACCACGCTGTCTGATTCGCAACTACAAAGTATTGAGCGCGAGAGTGCAAACAGGAGCCTTTTTGCACGTGAACTTATCATTGGAACGCTTTCTGAAACATTGTCGGAGTTGATGCAACAGCAGTGCACTGTGCAAACGCCTGCGTCAAGTGCGACTACTGCCACGACCAGTCCTGAGACACCAAACGCCAATACTTCCATCGTCTCTACGAAGAAATTAAGTTTAGCTCAGGAAGCAAAGAGGGATCAAGCGACAAGTAAACACGTGACATCACAAGCATCCGCGCAACAAAAAGAATCGCATATTCTGCAGGCTGCTGCCgcgactgctgctgctgcgactgctgctgctactggcAGTGTGAGCTCAGGTCTACAAAATCAGGGCTTACCCCCGAATCCTAATAGCATTGCGACGCAAAATCCACCTATAGTTCAAACATTGATGCATAGCGTGTTACCTCAGCCATTG GTATTGCAGCAACCACTGCCGCCGCCAGTTAGGAATACCGGTACTGGAACCATCAGGGAACCGATCGCGGCTTCGGCGCCGACTTACCTCAGAGGCGGGGTGGGTTCGGTCGGAGTGACAGGCTCTTCGCGTAGAAAGCCGGTTAGAGCTGTAGATGGCAGGAATCAATCTACAGAACCGCCACCCCCACACTAA